The Nostoc sp. 'Lobaria pulmonaria (5183) cyanobiont' genome window below encodes:
- a CDS encoding DUF1338 domain-containing protein, translating to MKPEIALDLWKLLWQEYSARVNYARTYQQMITAAGGTVANDHIAFRSLRLLVDTPQGQLNLGINYLGQLAEALGYVAAGEYTFAQTHLYARHYCHPQQEEFNLPKLFISELIVDELPANIAQLISKTVSSILDELTSHLTLIQKDGNIETIAKLQQVFTRPWLPPQRSVVEEVNQVTQYGAWVLLHGYGVNHFTGYVNGQNTPEYPDIDTTASALANLGVPMKAEIEGNVACGLQQTATQAVRSMVTVLDDNSGAEIQIPWTYAYYEIAQRYLIDVESGKQVLFDAFLGSNALQLFEMTRLSK from the coding sequence ATGAAACCTGAAATAGCCCTTGATTTATGGAAATTACTTTGGCAAGAATACAGCGCCAGGGTAAATTATGCCCGTACTTACCAGCAAATGATTACTGCTGCTGGTGGGACTGTCGCCAACGACCACATCGCCTTTCGGTCTTTGCGTTTATTAGTAGATACTCCACAAGGTCAACTTAACTTAGGAATTAACTACCTTGGACAACTTGCAGAAGCTTTAGGTTATGTGGCGGCTGGAGAGTATACTTTTGCTCAAACTCATTTGTACGCCCGTCATTATTGTCATCCACAGCAAGAGGAATTTAACTTACCCAAGCTGTTTATCAGCGAGTTGATTGTCGATGAATTGCCTGCTAATATTGCCCAACTCATCTCTAAAACAGTATCTTCAATCCTAGACGAACTGACCTCACACCTTACTCTTATACAAAAAGACGGGAACATTGAAACTATTGCCAAACTCCAGCAAGTCTTCACCCGCCCTTGGCTACCTCCCCAGCGTTCTGTTGTCGAAGAGGTGAATCAGGTTACTCAGTATGGGGCCTGGGTATTGCTGCACGGATATGGTGTTAACCACTTTACAGGCTATGTTAACGGACAGAATACTCCAGAATATCCAGATATTGATACTACCGCCAGTGCTTTAGCTAACCTGGGTGTACCAATGAAAGCAGAGATAGAGGGAAATGTTGCTTGTGGTTTACAGCAAACTGCAACTCAAGCAGTAAGGTCAATGGTGACAGTGTTAGATGATAACAGTGGCGCAGAAATTCAGATTCCTTGGACTTATGCCTATTATGAAATTGCCCAGCGCTATCTAATAGATGTGGAATCTGGAAAGCAGGTACTTTTTGATGCTTTTTTAGGAAGTAATGCCCTGCAATTATTTGAAATGACTCGTCTATCCAAATAG
- a CDS encoding WecB/TagA/CpsF family glycosyltransferase codes for MKKSFSYKFFGAQVDALSILDLNFLIEESIARHEKWIIANHNLHSLYLFHNDLKMQAFYSKAEYTHIDSMPLVFIGKLLGFPIKREQRVTYADWVWPLMAEAATKGWRVFYLGSKPGVAEKAANILCQKFPDLQIACAHGYIDIDKNSQENLATVAAINSYKPHILMVGMGMPRQEYWIYENLEHLHTNTILTSGACMDYIAGAIPTPPRWMGKVGLEWLYRLLSEPKRLWRRYLLEPWFVGTLFLREIWSISSQQKKNNLLVFISTKFQKFVALSSFSKPYQ; via the coding sequence ATGAAAAAGAGCTTTTCTTATAAATTTTTTGGCGCTCAAGTGGATGCACTGTCTATCCTTGACTTAAATTTCTTGATTGAAGAATCTATTGCTCGGCATGAAAAATGGATTATTGCTAATCACAACTTACATAGTCTTTATCTCTTCCATAACGATCTAAAAATGCAAGCTTTTTATTCCAAGGCAGAATATACCCATATTGATAGTATGCCTTTAGTGTTTATTGGAAAGCTGTTGGGTTTTCCAATTAAACGTGAACAAAGAGTAACCTATGCTGACTGGGTATGGCCTCTGATGGCAGAAGCTGCTACTAAAGGTTGGCGTGTATTCTATTTAGGTTCAAAGCCAGGAGTTGCTGAAAAAGCAGCAAATATTTTATGCCAGAAATTTCCTGATTTACAGATTGCTTGCGCTCATGGCTATATTGATATAGATAAAAATAGTCAAGAAAATCTTGCCACTGTAGCTGCAATTAATTCTTACAAACCCCATATATTAATGGTGGGAATGGGTATGCCACGCCAAGAGTATTGGATTTATGAAAATCTTGAACATCTTCATACCAATACTATTTTGACCAGTGGAGCCTGTATGGACTATATAGCAGGAGCAATACCTACTCCTCCTCGCTGGATGGGAAAGGTGGGGTTAGAATGGTTATATCGCTTGTTATCTGAACCGAAAAGGCTTTGGAGACGTTACTTACTTGAGCCTTGGTTTGTTGGCACATTATTTTTACGAGAAATTTGGAGTATCTCAAGTCAACAAAAAAAAAATAACCTGCTGGTATTTATAAGTACGAAATTTCAAAAGTTCGTAGCGTTATCGAGTTTCTCAAAGCCTTACCAGTAG
- a CDS encoding acetyl ornithine aminotransferase family protein yields MLSIPINLNLSRIPRLVTSLPGPRAQAIVQRDRAVTSPSYTRDYPLVVSRGQGCMVEDVDGNIFLDMTAGIAVTATGHAHPEVVKAIQEQSARLLHMSGTDFYYEPMVELAEQLAIRAPFPHPHSDSGFPAKIFFTNSGAESNEGAIKLARYYTKRSLIVAFLGAFHGRTYGAMSLTGSKAVQRANFGPLLPGVTHIPYGTDASLDYLEQQLFTTILPPQEVAAIVVEAIQGEGGYIVPEDGFLQRIREICDRHGILMVVDEVQAGMGRTGRLFAIEHWGVMPDIITTAKGIASGLPLGAILARPELMTWPPGSHATTFGGNPVACAAGIATLRLLESGLMTNATQMGELLQASLTKLHQRFPRVSLPRGKGLMVAVDLLDEQGNLDYKLRDRIIQEAFLRGLLLLGCGKAAIRFCPPLVIDSDQIQIALQIISEILQQFSCI; encoded by the coding sequence ATGTTGAGTATTCCTATTAACCTAAATTTATCTCGTATACCTCGTTTAGTAACTTCCTTACCTGGGCCTCGCGCTCAAGCAATTGTACAACGCGATCGCGCTGTAACTTCCCCTTCTTACACCCGCGATTACCCGTTGGTTGTATCTCGCGGTCAGGGCTGTATGGTGGAAGATGTAGATGGCAATATATTTCTGGATATGACCGCAGGTATTGCCGTTACCGCCACCGGACACGCTCACCCAGAAGTCGTCAAGGCAATTCAAGAACAGTCGGCGCGGCTGCTGCACATGTCAGGGACAGATTTTTATTATGAGCCGATGGTAGAACTAGCGGAACAATTAGCGATTCGCGCTCCCTTTCCACACCCACATAGTGATAGTGGGTTTCCCGCAAAGATATTTTTCACCAATTCCGGGGCAGAATCCAACGAAGGAGCAATCAAACTAGCTCGATATTACACCAAGCGATCGCTAATCGTAGCCTTCTTAGGCGCATTTCACGGACGCACTTATGGGGCAATGTCTCTCACTGGTTCCAAAGCAGTGCAGCGAGCTAATTTTGGGCCTTTACTTCCTGGGGTGACTCATATCCCTTACGGCACTGACGCTAGCTTAGATTACTTGGAACAACAGCTATTCACGACGATTTTACCACCGCAAGAAGTAGCGGCGATCGTCGTCGAAGCGATTCAAGGAGAGGGTGGATATATCGTACCCGAAGATGGTTTCTTGCAGCGGATTCGGGAGATATGCGATCGCCACGGTATTCTGATGGTGGTGGATGAAGTGCAAGCGGGGATGGGGCGGACTGGTCGCTTATTTGCGATCGAGCATTGGGGTGTGATGCCTGATATCATTACTACTGCTAAAGGTATCGCCAGTGGTTTGCCATTAGGAGCCATACTTGCCAGACCTGAGTTAATGACTTGGCCTCCTGGTTCTCACGCCACCACATTTGGCGGTAATCCCGTAGCTTGTGCTGCTGGTATTGCCACACTGCGACTACTGGAAAGTGGTTTGATGACCAACGCTACCCAGATGGGAGAATTGTTACAAGCTAGTCTTACCAAGTTGCATCAAAGATTTCCCAGAGTATCGTTGCCACGAGGTAAGGGTTTGATGGTAGCGGTAGATTTATTGGATGAACAAGGTAATCTCGATTATAAATTGCGCGATCGCATTATTCAAGAAGCTTTTTTACGAGGTTTATTATTACTAGGTTGCGGTAAAGCAGCAATTCGTTTTTGTCCACCTCTAGTTATCGACAGCGACCAAATTCAGATAGCCCTTCAGATTATCAGCGAGATTTTACAGCAGTTTTCATGTATTTGA
- a CDS encoding glycosyltransferase family 4 protein, giving the protein MGKRLLIVSTLDSSQPFGAFTRPFYLGQYLTKHFDVFQLGLDCSSVNYAPSLSIGSRSLKSYIQSIEKCIDEFCPDIVYAQETLPGLAALVSLKLRKHSSSSLVLDFHTFSPYEYWMRLFSVANPFKEFAQCIKTYIAQGILIFSGSPIIAAGESIPKLISQWYGKTPQQIYSIGNGVTEDLLNTEVFPDQDPYQAFRPAKIVVIIAPKTFQFPTNDMSVSMAIEVAKSLESHQEKVHFVVIGRDNSDISESIPSNISFLGFLPKREDFVAHLKYADIALLPFSKQAVAGGARNKALDYFASRKLVVSTPEGLRGLEEFRHLEHLLVTGYSREEVANTILDAASNIDKYQSLVDTAHTLITEKYSWNARAQNIAEILMKKSAF; this is encoded by the coding sequence ATGGGTAAACGCTTACTGATTGTCTCAACCCTCGATTCTAGTCAGCCATTTGGTGCATTCACTAGACCTTTTTATTTAGGACAATATCTTACTAAACATTTTGATGTTTTTCAGCTAGGTTTAGATTGTTCATCTGTTAATTATGCACCTTCTCTTTCTATTGGATCAAGAAGCTTGAAGTCATATATTCAATCCATAGAAAAGTGCATCGACGAGTTTTGTCCAGATATTGTGTATGCTCAAGAAACACTACCTGGATTAGCTGCTTTAGTTTCACTAAAGCTTAGAAAACACAGTAGTTCCTCTCTTGTCTTAGATTTTCATACATTTTCGCCTTATGAATACTGGATGCGCTTGTTTTCAGTTGCCAATCCTTTCAAAGAGTTTGCACAATGTATTAAGACATATATTGCTCAGGGAATTTTAATATTCTCTGGTAGTCCAATTATTGCAGCAGGTGAATCAATTCCTAAACTAATTTCCCAATGGTATGGAAAAACTCCACAGCAAATTTATTCTATTGGAAATGGAGTGACTGAAGACTTACTCAATACTGAAGTCTTTCCAGATCAAGACCCCTATCAAGCATTCAGACCAGCTAAAATAGTGGTTATTATTGCTCCCAAAACATTTCAATTTCCAACTAATGATATGTCTGTATCAATGGCGATTGAGGTTGCTAAATCCCTTGAAAGTCATCAAGAAAAAGTACATTTTGTTGTGATTGGTAGGGATAATAGTGATATTTCAGAATCAATACCCTCTAACATTTCTTTTTTAGGCTTTTTACCTAAAAGAGAAGATTTTGTCGCCCATCTGAAATATGCAGATATTGCTTTATTGCCATTTTCAAAACAAGCAGTAGCAGGTGGCGCTCGTAATAAAGCATTAGATTATTTCGCTAGTAGAAAATTAGTTGTATCAACACCAGAAGGCTTGCGAGGTTTAGAAGAATTTCGCCACTTAGAACATCTGTTAGTAACAGGATACTCTCGCGAAGAAGTCGCTAACACAATACTTGATGCTGCTTCAAATATTGATAAATATCAATCACTTGTAGATACAGCACATACTTTAATTACCGAAAAGTATTCCTGGAATGCAAGAGCACAGAATATCGCGGAAATCCTCATGAAAAAAAGTGCTTTTTAG
- the nifJ gene encoding pyruvate:ferredoxin (flavodoxin) oxidoreductase: MNKTFATVDGNEAVARVAYKLNEVIAIYPITPSSAMGEWADAWSAEGRPNLWGTVPSVVQMQSEGGAAGAVHGALQTGSLSTTFTASQGLLLMIPNFYKIAGELTSAVVHVAARSLATHALSIFGDHSDVMAARATGFALLCSASVQESQDFALIAHAATLETRVSFMHFFDGFRTSHEVQKVKLLSDDDLRSLIHDHLILAHRSRALTPDRPVLRGTAQNPDVYFQGREGANPYYNACPEIVQRIMDEFGERTGRHYKIYEYYGAKDADRVIVLMGSGCETVHETIDYLNARGEKLGVVKVRLYRPFDVQRFVAALPTSVRAIAVLDRTKEAGSAGEPLYLDVVAAIYEAWGENTLSYPKIIGGRYGLSSKEFTPAMVKGIFDTLTEAKPKNHFTIGINDDVTYTSLNFDPNFSTESDNVVRAMFYGLGADGTVGANKNSIKIIGEETDNYAQGYFVFDSKKSGSMTVSHLRFGKEPIRSTYLIDQANFIGCHHWGFLEHIDILKAAIPGATLLLNSPYDADSVWENLPLKVQQQIIDKHLKLYVINASQVARESGMGGRINTIMQVCFFALAGVLPQEEAIAKIKQAIDKTYGKKGAEVVRMNLQAVDNTLDNLHKVDIPQTINNQQLTINNPRLLDSAPEFVREVLGKIMVWEGDDLPVSTLPVDGTFPVGTAKWEKCNVAEEIPVWEPDVCVQCGKCVMVCPHSAIRAKAYQEDELVNAPGTFKSTGAKDKDFANQKFTIQVAPEDCTGCTICVNICPAKDKSEPSRKAINMAQQLPLQEQERKNWDFFLSLPNPDRRSLKLNQIRQQQLQEPLFEFSGACAGCGETPYLKLLTQLFGDRAVIANATGCSSIYGGNLPTTPWTTNAEGRGPAWSNNLFEDNAEFGFGFRLSLDKQAEFAAELLQRLGSEIDENLVYSILKAEQKSEADIWEQRERIELLQQKLDEIVTFDPNLKSQIQNLKSLANYLVRKSVWIVGGDGWAYDIDFGGIDHVIASGRNVNILVMDTEVYSNTGGQSSKATPRAAVAKYAASGKPAPKKDLGMIAMTYGNVYVASVALGARDEHTLKAFLEAEAYDGPSLIIAYSHCIAHGINMTTGMNHQKTLVESGRWLLYRHNPELLNQGKNPLQLDMRSPKQSVEHSMYQENRFKMLTKSKPDVAKHLLEQAQAEVDARWQTYQYLAKRDIL, from the coding sequence ATGAACAAAACCTTTGCAACCGTTGATGGGAATGAAGCTGTCGCCCGTGTTGCTTACAAATTAAATGAAGTGATTGCCATTTATCCGATCACCCCCTCTTCAGCAATGGGTGAATGGGCAGATGCTTGGTCAGCCGAAGGTCGTCCTAATCTCTGGGGTACTGTTCCCAGTGTCGTGCAGATGCAAAGCGAAGGTGGGGCGGCTGGTGCTGTGCATGGGGCATTGCAAACAGGTTCCCTGAGTACCACCTTTACGGCATCTCAGGGATTATTGTTGATGATTCCCAACTTCTACAAAATTGCTGGTGAGTTGACTAGCGCCGTAGTTCACGTTGCAGCCCGTTCTTTGGCTACTCATGCTTTATCAATTTTTGGCGATCATAGCGATGTGATGGCAGCTCGTGCTACTGGTTTTGCCCTGCTGTGTTCCGCTTCGGTGCAGGAAAGTCAAGATTTTGCTCTCATCGCCCATGCTGCTACCTTAGAGACGCGAGTCTCGTTTATGCACTTCTTTGACGGTTTCCGTACATCACATGAAGTACAGAAAGTCAAATTACTTTCAGATGACGATTTGCGATCGCTCATCCACGATCATCTCATACTCGCCCACCGCAGCCGCGCTCTCACTCCAGATCGTCCAGTCTTGCGGGGAACTGCCCAAAACCCCGATGTTTACTTCCAAGGACGGGAAGGTGCTAACCCTTACTACAACGCTTGTCCAGAAATCGTCCAGCGCATCATGGATGAATTTGGAGAACGCACGGGAAGGCATTACAAAATCTATGAATATTACGGTGCTAAGGATGCCGATCGCGTTATCGTTCTTATGGGTTCAGGCTGTGAAACCGTTCATGAAACGATAGATTATCTTAACGCGCGTGGTGAAAAACTGGGTGTAGTGAAAGTGCGACTTTATCGCCCCTTTGATGTCCAAAGGTTTGTTGCAGCCTTACCAACTAGTGTAAGAGCGATCGCAGTTCTCGATCGCACCAAAGAAGCAGGTAGCGCTGGGGAACCTTTGTATTTGGATGTTGTGGCTGCTATCTATGAGGCGTGGGGAGAAAATACTCTCTCATACCCTAAAATTATTGGTGGTCGCTACGGTCTTTCTTCTAAAGAATTTACTCCGGCGATGGTGAAAGGGATTTTTGATACCCTTACTGAAGCTAAACCGAAGAACCATTTTACTATCGGTATTAATGACGATGTAACTTACACTTCTCTAAACTTTGACCCCAACTTCTCCACAGAATCAGATAATGTTGTTCGGGCAATGTTTTATGGGTTAGGTGCTGATGGTACTGTTGGGGCTAATAAAAATTCCATCAAGATTATTGGTGAAGAAACCGACAATTACGCCCAAGGCTACTTTGTCTTTGACTCCAAGAAATCTGGCTCGATGACTGTCTCTCACCTACGCTTTGGTAAAGAGCCAATTCGCTCCACTTACTTGATTGACCAAGCCAACTTTATTGGTTGTCATCACTGGGGATTCTTAGAACACATAGATATTTTGAAGGCTGCTATTCCTGGGGCGACTTTGCTGCTTAACAGTCCCTATGATGCAGATAGCGTTTGGGAAAATCTGCCGTTGAAAGTGCAGCAGCAAATTATCGATAAGCATTTGAAGTTATATGTGATTAATGCTAGCCAGGTTGCCCGTGAAAGTGGCATGGGTGGCAGAATTAATACCATTATGCAGGTATGCTTCTTTGCCTTAGCGGGAGTCTTGCCGCAAGAAGAAGCGATCGCTAAAATCAAACAAGCGATTGACAAAACCTACGGTAAAAAAGGTGCAGAAGTTGTCCGCATGAACTTGCAAGCTGTAGACAACACCTTAGACAACTTGCATAAAGTAGATATCCCACAGACAATCAACAATCAACAATTAACAATCAACAATCCAAGATTGCTAGACAGCGCTCCCGAATTTGTGCGGGAAGTTCTGGGCAAAATCATGGTATGGGAAGGTGATGACTTACCTGTTAGCACACTACCAGTTGATGGCACTTTTCCCGTAGGTACTGCCAAGTGGGAAAAATGTAACGTTGCCGAAGAGATACCTGTATGGGAGCCGGATGTCTGCGTTCAGTGTGGGAAGTGCGTTATGGTTTGTCCCCATAGTGCAATCCGTGCCAAAGCTTATCAAGAGGATGAGTTAGTCAATGCACCAGGAACCTTTAAGTCAACTGGTGCAAAAGATAAAGACTTTGCCAATCAAAAATTTACCATTCAAGTTGCCCCAGAAGATTGCACAGGATGCACGATTTGTGTAAATATTTGCCCTGCTAAAGATAAATCTGAACCATCGCGGAAAGCGATTAACATGGCGCAACAGTTGCCATTACAAGAACAAGAGCGGAAAAACTGGGATTTCTTCTTGAGTTTACCTAATCCTGACAGGCGATCGCTAAAATTAAACCAGATTCGCCAACAACAACTGCAAGAACCTTTATTTGAATTCTCTGGTGCTTGTGCAGGTTGTGGTGAAACACCTTACTTGAAATTATTAACACAATTGTTTGGCGATCGCGCTGTCATCGCCAATGCTACAGGTTGTTCTTCAATATATGGTGGGAATCTCCCCACAACACCTTGGACAACCAACGCCGAAGGACGCGGCCCCGCGTGGTCAAATAATCTATTTGAAGATAACGCCGAATTTGGTTTTGGCTTCCGCCTCTCCCTTGATAAACAAGCTGAGTTTGCGGCGGAATTGTTGCAACGGTTGGGGAGTGAAATAGATGAAAACCTTGTTTACTCCATCCTGAAAGCTGAACAAAAATCAGAGGCTGACATTTGGGAACAGCGAGAAAGGATAGAACTGTTGCAGCAGAAGTTAGATGAAATCGTCACTTTCGACCCTAATCTCAAATCTCAAATCCAAAATCTCAAATCCCTTGCAAATTACTTAGTGAGAAAAAGCGTCTGGATTGTTGGCGGTGACGGTTGGGCTTATGATATTGACTTTGGCGGCATCGATCATGTAATTGCTAGTGGTCGGAATGTCAACATCTTGGTGATGGATACAGAAGTGTATTCTAATACAGGCGGTCAATCTTCCAAAGCTACGCCACGAGCCGCAGTTGCTAAATATGCCGCTAGTGGTAAGCCAGCACCAAAGAAAGACTTAGGGATGATTGCCATGACCTACGGAAATGTCTACGTAGCGAGTGTAGCCCTTGGTGCTAGAGATGAACATACCCTGAAAGCATTTTTGGAAGCAGAAGCTTACGATGGCCCATCACTGATTATTGCTTACAGCCATTGCATCGCCCACGGCATTAACATGACTACAGGGATGAATCATCAGAAAACTCTGGTAGAATCAGGTCGTTGGTTGCTGTATCGGCATAATCCAGAGTTGCTTAACCAGGGTAAAAATCCTTTGCAATTAGATATGCGATCGCCGAAGCAATCTGTAGAACATTCGATGTATCAAGAAAATCGCTTCAAGATGCTGACCAAGAGCAAACCCGACGTTGCCAAACACTTATTAGAACAAGCCCAAGCTGAAGTAGATGCACGTTGGCAAACGTACCAATATTTGGCAAAACGCGATATTCTCTGA
- a CDS encoding biotin/lipoyl-binding protein, whose product MAALGRLESEPEVISLFAPLALDGDRIAKILVQEGDRVKAGQIIKIHTRVGEKISDSGIADLAQTDQMMAVAEVYQIDIGKVKLGQGSV is encoded by the coding sequence GTGGCTGCGTTAGGACGACTAGAATCGGAGCCTGAGGTAATTAGCTTGTTTGCGCCCTTGGCATTGGATGGCGATCGCATTGCGAAAATTCTAGTCCAAGAGGGCGATCGCGTTAAAGCCGGACAGATCATCAAAATTCATACGCGAGTCGGAGAAAAAATTAGTGATTCTGGCATTGCAGACTTAGCGCAAACAGACCAGATGATGGCAGTCGCAGAAGTTTATCAAATCGACATCGGTAAAGTGAAACTAGGACAAGGTTCTGTTTGA
- a CDS encoding endo-1,4-beta-xylanase — protein sequence MGFLQKDNQKEDQGTNAIAANYTSKNLNSPLRQLAAAKGKRYGAAISSEFLQTEKDYANLMARECSIVTPNGELKWDATEPQQGLFTFESADAIADFCQKHKIELHGHTLFWHMGKPDWVPYPPTPKMIERHVNGVMGHYRNSPVLKSWDIANEIIAQSENETDNATTGLRKGLKPELIRDLFLIAASVDSSKKFYLNDFGIEGTTWKSERFLRMVEYLKNSGVKIDGAGIQSHLWFSTAYPFDEKGFNSVLKRLNDLEVKPIITELDIIIDTPLPDSIKSLDQMVADSYKRYLDLCFAAKVDTVITWGLTDRHTWIRHPQWMPRKTFRNNPSLWKFLRPLPFDENLQSKPARNAIAQAFQEST from the coding sequence ATGGGGTTTTTACAAAAGGATAACCAAAAAGAAGACCAAGGCACGAATGCAATTGCAGCAAATTATACAAGTAAAAATTTAAATTCTCCCCTTCGGCAATTAGCTGCCGCCAAAGGAAAGCGTTATGGCGCAGCAATTTCTAGTGAATTTTTGCAAACAGAGAAAGATTACGCTAACCTAATGGCTCGTGAATGTTCCATTGTGACACCGAATGGTGAATTAAAATGGGACGCTACTGAACCACAGCAAGGATTATTTACCTTTGAGTCAGCAGATGCGATCGCTGATTTCTGCCAAAAACATAAGATAGAATTGCACGGGCATACCCTTTTTTGGCACATGGGAAAACCAGACTGGGTTCCTTACCCTCCTACACCTAAGATGATCGAACGCCATGTTAACGGAGTCATGGGGCATTATCGCAATAGTCCCGTTTTAAAGTCTTGGGATATTGCCAATGAAATTATCGCCCAGAGTGAAAATGAAACTGATAACGCAACAACCGGTTTGCGTAAAGGGTTAAAACCAGAATTGATTCGAGACTTGTTTTTAATTGCCGCTTCAGTTGATAGCAGCAAGAAATTTTACCTAAACGATTTTGGCATCGAAGGCACTACATGGAAATCAGAACGTTTCTTAAGAATGGTCGAATATCTGAAGAATAGTGGTGTTAAAATTGACGGGGCAGGTATCCAATCACATCTATGGTTTTCTACTGCATATCCTTTTGACGAGAAAGGATTTAATTCCGTTTTAAAACGGCTTAACGATCTTGAAGTGAAACCAATAATTACGGAATTAGATATTATCATTGATACCCCACTACCCGATAGTATCAAAAGCCTAGACCAAATGGTAGCCGATAGTTACAAGCGATATCTTGACCTGTGCTTTGCAGCTAAGGTCGATACTGTAATTACATGGGGACTTACTGACCGTCATACCTGGATACGTCATCCCCAGTGGATGCCAAGAAAAACCTTTAGAAACAATCCAAGTCTCTGGAAATTTCTGCGTCCGCTTCCCTTCGATGAGAACCTGCAATCTAAACCAGCCCGCAATGCTATAGCCCAGGCTTTTCAGGAATCAACTTAA
- a CDS encoding DUF2808 domain-containing protein, with protein MRLATLFGITFSLAIGIGGVTLPVTQAVQLRDGLVYFVQPPKLVEATTTYKDVNVFSATYYFTINVPENAGESLQKVTIAQKEGSENIRYNLDDTRAFIGTRHRKETQLKLGPVTNERHTRTVSVNFDPPVTPGQTVTIALRPVSNPSFSGVYLFGVTAFPVGEKSHGQFLGFGRFQFYSNTGSWWFP; from the coding sequence ATGCGCCTTGCAACTTTGTTTGGAATAACATTCTCGTTAGCAATAGGCATTGGAGGAGTTACACTTCCGGTAACTCAAGCTGTGCAGCTTAGAGATGGCCTTGTCTATTTTGTCCAACCGCCAAAACTTGTTGAAGCGACAACTACTTATAAAGATGTTAATGTTTTTAGCGCAACTTACTATTTCACTATCAATGTGCCGGAAAATGCTGGAGAATCCCTCCAGAAGGTAACGATCGCCCAAAAAGAGGGGTCAGAAAACATCCGCTACAATCTTGATGATACCCGTGCATTTATCGGAACACGCCATCGCAAAGAAACCCAACTGAAACTAGGCCCAGTTACAAACGAGCGCCACACACGCACGGTTTCTGTAAACTTTGACCCACCTGTAACTCCAGGACAGACAGTTACAATCGCCCTCCGCCCTGTGAGTAATCCAAGCTTTTCTGGTGTTTACTTATTCGGTGTTACAGCATTCCCTGTGGGTGAAAAATCTCACGGTCAATTTCTTGGCTTTGGACGGTTTCAGTTCTACAGCAATACGGGAAGTTGGTGGTTCCCATAG
- a CDS encoding DoxX family protein, with amino-acid sequence MNKEILRVILATCIIVVGVTHFAIPEPYVKIMPPQLPYPLGLVYLSGFYEILGGIGLLVPPVSQAAAWGLIALFIAVFPANINMAVNHIQLEHIPNSPWVHVVRLPFQAVLIAWAWWYTKSSIGEKQASIIPKSLIPKELESE; translated from the coding sequence ATGAATAAGGAAATATTACGTGTCATCCTTGCTACATGCATCATTGTGGTTGGAGTGACACACTTTGCTATTCCAGAACCTTATGTCAAAATTATGCCACCGCAACTTCCTTACCCTTTAGGATTAGTTTATCTCAGTGGCTTTTATGAAATTTTGGGTGGTATTGGGTTATTAGTTCCGCCTGTAAGTCAAGCTGCTGCTTGGGGACTTATTGCTCTTTTTATTGCGGTTTTCCCTGCCAATATCAATATGGCGGTTAATCACATTCAGCTAGAACATATACCAAACTCACCTTGGGTACACGTAGTTAGACTTCCCTTTCAAGCTGTTTTAATTGCTTGGGCTTGGTGGTACACGAAATCTTCGATTGGGGAAAAACAAGCTTCTATCATTCCTAAGTCACTGATTCCCAAGGAACTAGAATCAGAATAA